From the Neobacillus sp. PS3-34 genome, the window GAAATAGATTAGTAAAAGCGGAAGCCATGATGAAAAAAGGTAGCTGATTACCTGTCTGCGATGTGACAATAAAAGGTGTAATGAAAAGATAATGTGAACGAGAAGAAGGAGTGGGTTGGACATGTTGAACGTAACTGTTTGGAATGAAAACCGTCATGAACAAAAAAATCCGGTTGTAAGGGATCTTTATCCGAACGGTATCCACGGTACAATCGCTGAATTCCTTAAGTCAGAAGGATTTGAAGCAGGAACAGCTACTTTGGATGAGCCGGAGCATGGCTTGACGGATGAAGTGCTTGCCAATACGGATGTATTAGTATGGTGGGGGCATTTGGCACATGGCGAAGTAAAGGATGAAATTGTTCAAAAAGTGCATCAGCGTGTGCTTGATGGAATGGGGCTGATCGTTCTTCACTCCGGACATTTCTCGAAGATTTTCAAAACATTAATGGGCACAAGCTGTGATTTGAAATGGCGTGAAGCGGATGAAAAGGAACGCCTGTGGGTAGTAAGTCCAAGCCATCCGATCGTAGAAGGAATCTCTGAATATATCGAACTCGAAAAAGAAGAAATGTATGGGGAGCATTTTGATATCCCTCAGCCTGACGAGCTTATTTTTACAAGCTGGTTTGAAGGCGGGGAAGTATTTCGGAGCGGATGTACCTATAAGCGAGGTAACGGAAAAGTGTTTTACTTCCGTCCTGGCCATGAAACGTATCCGACTTACCATAATGAACAGATTCAGCGTGTTATTATTAATGCCGTGAAATGGGCGCAGCCGGTCAAACGAGAACGGCCAGTCTATGGAAATGCGAAACCATTAGAAGCCATTAAAGGGGTGCAGGAGGTATGACAATGGAAAAATTAAGAGTAGGCGTGATTGGATGCGGCAGTATTGCTCAGTATCGCCACTTGCCTGAATATCAATTGAACAAAAATGTTGAACTTGTTGCCGTTTGCGATATCAATGAAGAGCGGGCAAAAAAAATAGCGGGAAAATACGGGGTTACACACTATACAAGCTATGAAGCTTTATTGAAAAGCGGTGAGGTGGACGCTGTCAGCGTTTGTACACCAAACTATCTCCATGCGCCGATTACGATAGCGGCATTGGAAGCGGGCATTCATGTTCTTTGTGAGAAACCAATGGCCACATCGAAACAGGAAGCAGAAGCCATGATCGCAGCTTCTAAAAAAAGCAGCAAAAAGTTGATGATTGCGCATAATCAGCGTTTTGTAGCGTCACACCAAAGAGCACGTCAGTTGATCAAAAGCGGTGAAATCGGCAAAATCTACAGTTTCCGCACCGCATTCGGACACGGCGGTCCTGAGGGCTGGAGTGTAGAAGGAAAAGAGAGCTGGTTTTTTAACAAAGAAAAAGCATTCGTGGGTGCGATGGGCGATTTAGGCGTCCACAAGACGGATTTACTTCGGTATGTGCTGGGTGAAGAAATAATAGAAGTGGGTTCTTTTGTTGAAACAAGTGCAAAGGATTTTGCTGATGTAGATGACAATGCTGTTTGCATCCTGAAAACAGAAAGCGGTATCATTGGGACCCTTGCCGCGAGTTGGGCATATGTAAGCAAGGAAGATAACTCAACAATTATTTATGGAGAGCACGCCATCCTTCGCCTGGAAGATGACCCGGTAAATTCATTGGTTGTCCAGTATAAGAATGGAGAAGTGGTCAATTATCAGCTTGGGAAAATTCAATCGAATGATGAGGGCGGACAAGGCACCTCCCATGTTATCGATTATTTTGTGGAAGCTGTTCTCCGAGACCAGGAGCCGCCGGTTACTGGGGAGGAAGGCATGAAATCACTTGCAGTTATTTTAGCTGCCCTTGAATCTAATGAAACAAAACAAATTGTAAGCGTGAACGGCCGATGAAAAAGCTGCGCATTGGAATAATAGGGGTTGGCGGGATCGCACTGGGGCGCCATATCCCGGCTTTTCTAAAGTTGACTGAGTGGTGTGAAATCGCGGCCTTAAGTGATATCAATCTTGTACGTGCGAAAGAAACAGCCGAAAAATATAACATCCCGAATGTGTTTGAGGATTATCACGACCTTTTCTCGGCCGTGGATGCAGTTTGTATCTGTACGCCGAATAAATTTCACGCTGAGATTACCATTGCCGCGTTTGATGCCGGGTCCATGTTTTGTGTGAGAAGCCTATGGCGATTAGCGGTACAGAATGTGAAGCGATGATTTCCGCCGCCAAAAAGGCCGATAAGGTCCTGGCTATTGCATACCACTTCCGATTTATGAGGGAGGCTCAAGCCGCCAAAAATATCATGACAGAAATAGGCAGGCCGCTGGTGGCAAGAGTTCAAGCGTTAAGAAGGCGTAAAGTACCAGGATGGGGCGTTTTTACGAATAAGGACCTTCAAGGCGGCGGAAGTCTGATTGACTATGGCTGCCACCTTCTTGATTTAGCTCTTTGGCTGATGGGAAACCCAAAACAAATCACTGTGTCTGGAAGTACGTATAACGCATTAAGTAAGACACCCGATCAAGTGAATCTATGGGGTGATTACGATCATGAAAACTTTAATGTGGATGATCATGTAACAGCGTATATAAAATTTGAAAATGGCGCGTCGATGTTATTTGAAACCTCATGGGCAGCGAATATAAAAGACGACCTTGAGCATGTCAGCATTTCAGGGGTCGACGGCGGTTTAAGTGTTTTTCCGCTCGAACTCTATACAGCAAAAAAAGGAATGCTCGCAAACACAGAGGCCGCCTGGCTTCCTGGCGAGGAAGATCCCGGGCTTCCGCAGGCGAAAAACTTTGTTGATGCCTGCCTCGGACTTGATGAGCTGGTGGTAAAACCTGAGCAGGC encodes:
- a CDS encoding Gfo/Idh/MocA family oxidoreductase, yielding MEKLRVGVIGCGSIAQYRHLPEYQLNKNVELVAVCDINEERAKKIAGKYGVTHYTSYEALLKSGEVDAVSVCTPNYLHAPITIAALEAGIHVLCEKPMATSKQEAEAMIAASKKSSKKLMIAHNQRFVASHQRARQLIKSGEIGKIYSFRTAFGHGGPEGWSVEGKESWFFNKEKAFVGAMGDLGVHKTDLLRYVLGEEIIEVGSFVETSAKDFADVDDNAVCILKTESGIIGTLAASWAYVSKEDNSTIIYGEHAILRLEDDPVNSLVVQYKNGEVVNYQLGKIQSNDEGGQGTSHVIDYFVEAVLRDQEPPVTGEEGMKSLAVILAALESNETKQIVSVNGR
- a CDS encoding ThuA domain-containing protein, which codes for MLNVTVWNENRHEQKNPVVRDLYPNGIHGTIAEFLKSEGFEAGTATLDEPEHGLTDEVLANTDVLVWWGHLAHGEVKDEIVQKVHQRVLDGMGLIVLHSGHFSKIFKTLMGTSCDLKWREADEKERLWVVSPSHPIVEGISEYIELEKEEMYGEHFDIPQPDELIFTSWFEGGEVFRSGCTYKRGNGKVFYFRPGHETYPTYHNEQIQRVIINAVKWAQPVKRERPVYGNAKPLEAIKGVQEV